A part of Podarcis muralis chromosome 13, rPodMur119.hap1.1, whole genome shotgun sequence genomic DNA contains:
- the LOC114581986 gene encoding uncharacterized protein LOC114581986, which translates to MGLLLSRIQSALQSFYGTEARILLLGLDAAGKTTLLYKLKLNETVTTIPTIGFNVETIQPINNVSFTMWDVGGQDRIRVLWRHYHPNSDGLVFVVDSADSTRFEEAKSELEALLETKDLQDVPVVLLANKQDLPGAWPPLEVAEKMGLRKLRGHRWHVQGCCAVNGDGIPEAMWKLSEMVKVYRRAQGK; encoded by the coding sequence ATGGGACTTTTACTCAGCCGGATTCAGAGTGCTTTGCAGAGCTTCTATGGGACGGAGGCTCGTATTCTCCTGCTGGGCCTGGATGCAGCTGGCAAAACCACCCTCCTCTATAAGCTGAAGCTGAACGAAACCGTCACGACCATTCCCACCATCGGCTTCAACGTGGAAACGATTCAGCCCATCAACAACGTCTCTTTCACcatgtgggatgtgggtggtcaAGACCGGATCAGAGTCCTGTGGAGGCATTACCATCCCAACTCAGATGGGCTGGTCTTCGTGGTGGACAGTGCAGATTCCACTCGCTTTGAGGAGGCCAAGTCCGAGTTGGAAGCCCTGCTGGAGACCAAGGACTTGCAAGACGTGCCCGTAGTGCTGCTGGCCAACAAGCAAGACTTGCCTGGAGCGTGGCCCCCACTAGAAGTGGCCGAAAAAATGGGGCTGAGGAAACTGCGAGGGCACCGGTGGCATGTGCAGGGCTGTTGTGCTGTGAACGGAGATGGAATCCCCGAGGCCATGTGGAAGCTGTCCGAGATGGTCAAGGTGTATCGCAGAGCCCAGGGTAAATAG
- the LOC114583668 gene encoding ADP-ribosylation factor 6-like, producing MGLLLSRIQSALQSFYGTEARILLLGLDAAGKTTLLYKLKLNDTVTTIPTISFNVEKIQHINNVSFIIWEVAGQGLIRGLWRHHHPNTDGLVFMVDSADCTRFEEAKSELEVVLEAKDLQDVPVLLLANKQDLPGAWPPLEVAEKMGLRKLRGHQWHVQGCCAVNGDGIPEAMWKLSEMVKVHRKAQGK from the coding sequence ATGGGACTCTTACTCAGCCGGATTCAGAGTGCTTTGCAGAGCTTCTATGGGACGGAGGCTCGTATTCTCCTGCTGGGCCTGGATGCAGCTGGCAAAACCACCCTCCTCTATAAGCTGAAGCTGAACGACACAGTCACGACCATTCCCACCATCAGCTTCAATGTGGAAAAGATACAGCATATCAACAACGTCTCTTTCATCATTTGGGAGGTGGCTGGTCAAGGCCTGATTAGAGGACTGTGGAGGCATCACCATCCCAACACAGATGGGCTGGTTTTCATGGTGGACAGTGCAGATTGCACTCGCTTTGAGGAGGCCAAGTCTGAGTTGGAAGTCGTGCTGGAGGCCAAGGACTTGCAAGACGTGCCCGTACTGCTGCTGGCCAACAAGCAAGACTTGCCTGGAGCGTGGCCCCCACTAGAAGTGGCCGAAAAAATGGGGCTGAGGAAACTGCGAGGGCACCAGTGGCATGTGCAGGGCTGTTGTGCCGTGAACGGAGATGGAATCCCCGAGGCCATGTGGAAGCTGTCTGAGATGGTCAAGGTGCATCGCAAAGCCCAGGGTAAATAG